From a single Pyxicephalus adspersus chromosome 11, UCB_Pads_2.0, whole genome shotgun sequence genomic region:
- the CROCC gene encoding rootletin codes for MSLQVLQYKKRCGEVEQQLLERSTELEHERLSSRLEMTDTRLRQEEETSNELENALIRLEEEQQRSASLTQVNAMLREQLDQANSANQALSEDLRKLTADWTKARDELEQRESEWRREEESFNSYFSNEHSRLLSLWRQVVGFRRHFSEMKTMTERDLSLMQKELSQSCRTLHASCMNVSGSQRLAENSGAVVVERQALQLAQLDEQLKDKVRQMIQLQATYDAEKAEISIRVEELNKTIEHLQIDIKEKDLQIKHLQEKERSQMEEQAMLVGEELDALKSEREILQETLRELTQAVLSDTDSGLQMSTSDRTSEFMESEGPGLSLRGLSSSLRTSSPIRRSSPHRSSSPRRSLSPAFRDSAVSAVHSELRGRLEAGHETVGTLRKQLSDIENDRRTLEQKISQMQQDFDTTTIAKDDAERTVTRLRNNLEQLNSERVALERNIQNLQEQLDTQRQEAEKLQLANSDLQRQRDLLQEEKEDVCQDRSRVLREVERGHKAQEQLEVKLSTLRKELVSVKEALQQSSLEKEVSDAEKADISQALSKAETSRAELELALNRQRTEEASLRDALSKMSALNESLAHDKIELNKVIAQLEDERSFLQGQKHEVEQEKASIRDELVRLEQEKLELDTERFGLDNSLQAMEQTRENLLLELQSLRKEKAHFQEQLGQVTRFRNSLSEDLVQSRKEVEQYSESLLRATKEKEVLMKDKGSLVVQLTASERENRMQSEEIAALRTEKEALETSLFDVQQQLTNITSRKEQLEAESQSLRLAKEALQADISSVRQQMEAAVAKLERDKEALSLQLVHVEKEANIALKSEQKAHEEDLEHLLREKEAQRLELESDKEQLVHRLTQEREELLARYEMEREEMSEEIAALQQERDDSLLQAENEKQQALSLKESEKASLSEKLSNTQHTLTALSLEMERQKREHHSRQEQDRSTIINLNSELKGLREQFDESLESHERELKSLQEQIREIGKQREVALRELDELRTQLCVAEDGRDAVRRELIEAHRRVREGHELVEVHKKEVQDLRRSLSDESKEKEAVQRSNEELRGAVRRAESERISLKRANEEKEQRLSVLEEARAATEKEATDLRTNLREVERSRLEARRELQDLRRQLKVLDDESTKRSRDMAEVQARLSMCEQREEETRKDNFSLKQKLVETESGREAARKELSALQRKLSEVESDFSLREKELQGSLEEARGNEKKLLDNTRNLEIKALASQEEVAQLSLKLSASEGRVHGLEAELARLEGLKRETEFKLSSLHSALRRTLGIGRAGRTPSPAIRGRSSSPRRVFSPQKGFDNTYTTTTDGRGSPIPRTGSPERSKTPDRSASPTRGEQLSADIDPEVIRTALKDFLQELRDTQRERDDLRTQLGTASRQLVEIEAEREGASTRVQQLQKLLSEMEEGKRSVDGKLSNAQTTLILQEETLRRCDRERKIALEKAASLERSLQAAENEHRAAQDKLNKMKSNEAKLDNDKRRLKEVLDAAENRNTKLELSRRGLEGELQRVKLVLGDREAEMQEMHQRVEGLQRQLADSEGKVSTLQLCVDRLNASLGKVQESESSLKEKVQSLSSALSECNSTSSSSHEKIGQLQKVLTSSEHERRILQERLEAARLAVADGKKHNAGLLEQVQELRDEMAERELQRMELEGQVRQLQEVLRQRQESEGVSLRNLQKLQEEREVLQERLVALQRTVAQLEAEKREMERSSLRLEKDKNALKKTLDKVEREKLKTAEDTLRLSAEKGRLDRSLTTVEQELSDAQRQIHLLETQLNRVRRKITFSLAQIADMEQTHSQSLMETAARHRQELQMEIERLRNAQTQAERTLDARERAHRQRIKGLEEQISTLKEQLQQELRRCQSHYTTPALLSGK; via the exons ATGTCTCTGCAGGTTCTACAGTACAAAAAGCGATGTGGAGAGGTGGAGCAGCAGCTGCTGGAACGATCGACAGAGCTGGAGCACGAACGTCTCAGT AGCCGCCTGGAGATGACGGACACGCGACTTCGGCAGGAGGAAGAGACCAGCAATGAGCTGGAGAACGCATTAATACGCCTGGAAGAGGAGCAGCAGAG GAGTGCTAGCCTGACCCAGGTCAATGCCATGCTGAGAGAGCAGCTGGACCAAGCCAACTCTGCCAATCAGGCGCTGAGTGAGGATCTGCGTAAGCTGACAGCTGATTGGACCAAAGCTCGCGATGAGCTGGAACAGAGAGAGAGTGAATGGAGGCGAGAAGAAGAG TCCTTTAATTCATACTTCAGTAACGAGCACAGCCGGCTGTTGTCACTCTGGAGACAAGTTGTTGGGTTCCGTAGACATTTCAGTGAGATGAAAACCATGACGGAGAG GGACCTATCACTGATGCAGAAAGAATTGTCGCAGTCCTGCCGCACTCTTCACGCCTCGTGTATGAACGTCAGCGGATCCCAGCGCCTGGCAGAGAATAGCGGCGCCGTGGTAGTGGAGAGACAAGCGCTGCAATTGGCCCAGCTGGACGAGCAGCTGAAGGACAAAGTGCGGCAAATGATACAGCTCCAGGCCACGTATGATGCTGAAAAGGCGGAGATAAGCATCAG GGTGGAAGAACTAAATAAAACTATTGAACATCTGCAGATTGATATCAAGGAGAAAGATCTGCAGATCAAACATCTTCAGGAGAAG GAGAGGAGTCAGATGGAGGAGCAGGCAATGCTGGTTGGGGAGGAGTTGGATGCTCTGAAATCCGAAAGAGAAATTCTGCAGGAGACCCTCAGGGAACTCACCCAG GCGGTGCTGAGTGACACAGACAGTGGTCTGCAGATGTCCACCAGCGACAGGACATCTGAGTTTATGGAGAGCGAGGGTCCGGGACTTAGCCTTAGGggtctgtccagcagcctgcgcACCTCCTCTCCTATCCGCCGCTCCTCTCCACATCGCAGCTCATCTCCAAGACGCAGCCTCTCACCAGCATTCCGGGACTCTGCTGTATCCGCAGTGCACTCT GAACTGCGAGGGCGGCTGGAGGCCGGACACGAGACGGTCGGTACGCTACGCAAACAACTGAGCGACATTGAAAACGATCGGCGCACCCTGGAGCAGAAAATATCACAAATGCAGCAAGATTTTGACACCACCACCATTGCCAAGGACGACGCTGAGCGCACTGTCACCAGACTGCGCAATAACTTAGAGCAGCTTAACAG TGAGCGTGTTGCGCTGGAGCGGAATATCCAGAATCTTCAGGAACAGCTGGATACACAGCGTCAGGAAGCAGAGAAACTTCAACTAGCAAACAGTGACCTGCAGCGGCAGAGAGACCTCCTtcaagaggagaaggaagatgtgTGCCAGGACCGCAGCCGGGTGTTGCGTGAGGTGGAGAGAGG GCACAAGGCTCAGGAGCAATTGGAGGTAAAACTGTCCACCCTACGGAAGGAGCTGGTGTCGGTGAAAGAGGCTCTGCAGCAGTCCAGCCTGGAGAAGGAAGTGTCCGATGCAGAGAAAGCTGACATTTCCCAGGCCCTGTCTAAG GCAGAGACAAGCCGTGCCGAGCTGGAGTTGGCACTGAACCGGCAAAGGACGGAAGAGGCTTCTTTGCGAGATGCTTTATCCAAGATGAGTGCACTGAATGAGAGCCTGGCCCATGACAAGATAGAGCTGAACAAGGTCATCGCTCAG tTGGAGGATGAACGCTCCTTCTTGCAGGGACAGAAGCATGAGGTGGAGCAAGAGAAAGCCTCAATTCGGGATGAGCTGGTACGGTTGGAGCAAGAAAAACTGGAGCTGGACACAGAACGTTTCGGTTTGGATAATTCCCTACAGGCCATGGAGCAAACCCGTGAGAATCTCCTACTGGAGCTCCAATCTCTCCGAAAGGAAAAGGCACATTTCCAGGAGCAGCTAGGGCAG GTGACACGATTCCGGAACTCTCTGAGCGAGGATCTGGTGCAAAGCCGGAAAGAAGTGGAGCAGTACAGTGAGAGTCTCCTGAGGGCCACTAAAGAAAAGGAGGTGCTGATGAAAGACAAGGGCAGCTTGGTGGTGCAGCTCACTGCGTCCGAGCGTGAGAACCGAATGCAGTCCGAGGAAATAGCTGCTCTCAG GACAGAGAAGGAGGCTTTGGAGACCTCGCTGTTTGATGTCCAGCAACAACTGACCAACATCACCTCTCGCAAGGAGCAGCTGGAGGCCGAGAGTCAGAGTCTGCGACTGGCTAAGGAGGCTCTGCAAG CGGATATCAGCTCGGTGCGTCAGCAGATGGAGGCCGCAGTTGCTAAACTGGAGCGGGACAAGGAAGCCCTCAGCCTGCAGTTGGTCCATGTGGAGAAAGAAGCTAACATTGCCTTGAAGAGCGAACAGAAGGCACATGAGGAAGATCTGGAACACCTGCTGAGGGAGAAG GAAGCTCAGCGTCTGGAGCTGGAGTCAGATAAAGAACAGCTGGTGCACCGCCTGACACAGGAACGGGAAGAGCTCCTGGCCAGATATGAGATGGAGCGCGAGGAGATGAGTGAGGAGATAGCAGCTCTGCAGCAAGAACGTGATGACAGTCTGTTACAGGCCGAGAATGAGAAGCAGCAG GCGCTATCCCTGAAGGAATCAGAAAAGGCGTCTCTGAGCGAAAAACTGAGCAACACTCAGCACACACTGACCGCCCTCAGCCTGGAGATGGAGCGCCAGAAACGGGAACACCATAGCAGACAGGAGCAGGACCGG agcaCCATCATCAATCTGAACTCTGAGCTGAAGGGTCTGCGGGAGCAGTTTGACGAATCCCTGGAATCTCATGAAAGGGAACTGAAGAGTCTCCAAGAGCAGATCCGAGAGATAGGAAAACAGCGAGAAGTAGCACTGCGCGAA CTGGATGAACTGAGAACTCAGCTCTGTGTAGCAGAAGACGGACGGGACGCTGTGCGACGTGAGCTGATTGAAGCTCACCGACGTGTGCGAGAGGGTCATGAGCTGGTGGAGGTACATAAGAAGGAGGTCCAGGACCTGCGGAGGTCACTCAGCGATGAGTCCAAAGAAAAAGAGGCAGTACAGAGATCCAATGAGGAGCTGCGTGGGGCAGTACGCCGGGCAGAGAGCGAACGCATTAG TCTGAAACGTGCCAATGAAGAGAAGGAGCAGAGGCTGTCTGTTCTGGAGGAAGCTAGAGCCGCCACCGAGAAGGAGGCTACTGACCTGCGCACCAACCTGCGAGAAGTGGAGAGATCACGACTGGAGGCTCGTAGAGAACTGCAAGATCTGCGGCGGCAG CTGAAGGTTCTGGATGATGAGAGCACAAAGCGCAGCCGAGACATGGCAGAAGTGCAGGCTCGCCTCTCGATGTGTGAGCAACGAGAGGAAGAGACGCGCAAAGACAACTTTTCCTTGAAGCAGAAGCTTGTGGAGACTGAAAGCGGTCGGGAAGCTGCCAGGAAAGAG CTCAGCGCTCTGCAAAGAAAACTGTCCGAGGTGGAAAGCGACTTTAGCCTGCGGGAGAAAGAACTCCAGGGCAGCTTAGAGGAGGCTCGTGGTAACGAGAAGAAGTTGCTGGACAATACCCGCAATCTGGAGATTAAAGCTTTGGCATCGCAGGAGGAAGTGGCTCAGCTAAGTCTAAAACTGAGCGCCAGCGAAGGGCGTGTCCATGGATTGGAGGCAGAGCTGGCACGCCTCGAAGGGCTAAAGAGGGAGACAGAATTTAAACTTAGCAGCCTGCATTCTGCTTTGAGGAGAACCTTGGGAATTGGCCGAGCAGGTCGCACACCAAGTCCAGCTATTAGGGGGCGCAGCAGCTCACCTCGCAGGGTATTCTCCCCACAAAAGG GATTCGACAATACATACACAACAACCACCGATGGACGAGGCAGCCCCATCCCACGCACAGGCAGCCCAGAACGCAGCAAGACCCCAGATCGGTCAGCCTCTCCTACTCGAGGGGAACAATTGTCAGCTGATATAGACCCAGAGGTCATCCGCACCGCCCTAAAAGACTTCCTGCAGGAACTCAGGGACACTCAGAGAGAAAGG GATGATCTGCGTACTCAGCTGGGAACAGCTTCTCGGCAGCTTGTGGAGATCGAGGCCGAGCGAGAAGGAGCATCCACACGTGTTCAGCAGCTGCAGAAATTGCTATCAGAGATGGAGGAGG GTAAACGCAGTGTGGACGGCAAGCTGAGTAATGCCCAGACAACACTCATCCTGCAGGAAGAAACTCTGAGACGTTGTGATAGGGAACGCAAAATAGCACTGGAGAAAGCTGCAAGCCTGGAGCGCAGCCTGCAAGCAGCAGAGAATGAGCATAGGGCGGCTCAG GACAAGCTCAATAAGATGAAATCTAATGAGGCCAAGCTGGACAACGACAAGCGGCGTCTGAAGGAAGTGCTGGATGCTGCAGAGAATCGTAACACCAAACTGGAGCTTTCCCGGCGAGGGCTGGAAGGGGAGCTGCAGAGGGTGAAACTGGTGCTGGGGGATCGAGAAGCTGAGATGCAGGAAATGCATCAGCGTGTAGAAGGGCTACAGAGACAA TTGGCAGACAGCGAGGGGAAAGTGAGCACCCTGCAGCTATGTGTGGACCGTCTGAATGCAAGTCTGGGAAAGGTTCAGGAAAGCGAGTCTTCCTTAAAGGAGAAGGTCCAGAGTTTGTCCAGTGCCCTCTCTGAATGTAACTCCACCTCCAGCTCTTCCCACGAGAAGATTGGACAACTGCAGAAAGTGCTGACTTCAAGCGAGCACGAGAGACGCATCCTGCAG GAACGTCTTGAAGCTGCACGATTGGCAGTGGCAGATGGCAAGAAGCACAACGCGGGGCTTCTGGAGCAGGTTCAGGAGCTGCGTGATGAGATGGCCGAAAGAGAATTGCAACGGATGGAGCTGGAGGGACAAGTACGGCAGCTGCAGGAG GTCCTGCGGCAGCGTCAGGAGAGTGAAGGCGTCTCACTGCGAAACCTCCAAAAACTGCAGGAGGAGAGGGAGGTGCTGCAGGAACGCTTGGTTGCATTACAGCGCACGGTGGCCCAGCTGGAAGCAGAAAAGCGAGAGATGGAGCGTTCGTCTCTGAGGCTGGAGAAAGATAAGAATGCCCTGAAGAAGACACTAGACAAG GTGGAGCGTGAAAAGCTGAAGACTGCAGAGGACACACTTCGCCTGTCTGCAGAGAAGGGCCGCTTAGATCGCTCGCTGACCACCGTGGAGCAGGAATTATCAGATGCACAAAGACAGATCCATCTACTAGAG ACGCAGTTAAACAGGGTTAGGCGCAAGATCACGTTCAGTTTG GCTCAAATTGCAGATATGGAGCAGACTCATTCTCAGAGTCTGATGGAGACGGCGGCACGGCACCGGCAGGAGCTTCAGATGGAGATAGAGAGGTTGCGGAATGCTCAAACCCAGGCGGAACGCACGCTGGATGCCAGGGAGAGGGCTCACCGCCAGCGGATCAAAGGCCTGGAGGAGCAG ATCTCCACCCTGAAGGAACAGCTCCAACAAGAACTGCGCCGCTGTCAGTCCCACTACACCACACCCGCACTGCTCTCAGGGAAATAA
- the NECAP2 gene encoding adaptin ear-binding coat-associated protein 2, translating to MADSDYESVLCVKPEVHVYRIPPRASNRGYRAAEWQLDQPAWSGRLRITARGKAAFIKLEDRTTGELFAQAPVEQFPGIAVENVVDSSRYFVICIEDGNGRRAFIGVGFADRGDAFDFNVALQDHFKWVKQQTEFAKQAQNPEPGPKLDLGFKEGQTIKINIANIKKKEGAPAAKPRPLSTGPSLLPPPPGSKTSTQHSTPQPAANPGLLFDLGGFSSEPAASTDTWGDFTTASSSSNSQSSTGWVQFQ from the exons ATGGCTGACAGCGATTATGAGTCGGTGCTCTGTGTCAAGCCGGAAGTGCACGTCTACCGTATCCCACCCCGGGCCTCTAACCGGGGATACCG AGCGGCGGAATGGCAGCTAGACCAACCAGCCTGGAGCGGACGCCTCCGCATCACTGCCCGGGGGAAGGCCGCATTCATCAAGCTGGAGGACCGAACTACAG GTGAGCTGTTTGCTCAGGCCCCGGTGGAGCAGTTTCCCGGCATCGCTGTAGAAAATGTTGTAGATTCCAGCCGATATTTTGTTATCTGCATCGAGGATGGGAACG GGCGGCGAGCATTCATCGGGGTGGGGTTTGCAGACAGAGGAGATGCATTTGACTTCAATGTTGCCTTACAAGATCACTTTAA GTGGGTGAAGCAACAGACTGAATTTGCTAAACAGGCCCAGAATCCAGAACCTGGACCCAAGCTGGACCTTGGATTCAAGGAGGGACAGACCATCAAGATCAATATAGCG aacataaaaaagaaagaaggggcCCCCGCTGCTAAACCACGACCTCTCAGTACAGGACCAAGTCTGCTTCCTCCACCACCGGGATCCAAAACCTCGACTCAGCACAGCACTCCACAGCCAGCTGCTAACCCAG GGCTGCTCTTTGACCTGGGAGGATTCTCATCTGAACCAGCAGCTTCCACAGACACCTGGGGGGACTTCACCACGGCATCCAG CTCGAGCAACAGTCAGTCCAGCACCGGTTGGGTCCAATTCCAATAA